One Rosa chinensis cultivar Old Blush chromosome 5, RchiOBHm-V2, whole genome shotgun sequence genomic region harbors:
- the LOC112203385 gene encoding protein FAR1-RELATED SEQUENCE 9-like has translation MNGLQDNKWVAAMYNKRERWAEAFFRNHFFGGMCTIQRCEAMHRNLKGGVGRYMRLCEVLPRMDKTIEHIRFNGLNDDFKSMNSHPVIGSHMRCIQQQVSARFTHDIFLLIKDQILFESKFLVADRVRYENQGSTLHLVTQYGKPERTWHVTHYQESLVNQRWTKQACTKNTLNNNTLIRIPRNNT, from the exons ATGAATGGGCTTCAAGACAACAAATGGGTTGCTGCAATGTATAACAAGAGGGAGAGGTGGGCAGAGGCTTTCTTTAGGAACCATTTCTTCGGTGGTATGTGTACCATTCAAAGATGCGAGGCAATGCACAGAAATTTAAAAGGTGGGGTTGGTCGTTACATGAGGTTGTGTGAAGTGTTGCCACGCATGGACAAGACAATTGAACACATCAGGTTTAATGGGCTTAACGATGACTTCAAATCAATGAACTCGCACCCAGTTATTGGTAGCCACATGCGGTGTATTCAACAGCAGGTTAGTGCAAGGTTTACCCACGACATATTCCTCCTCATAAAAGATCAAATTCTTTTTGAGTCAAAGTTTCTCGTTGCTGACCGTGTTCGTTATGAGAATCAAGGATCAACACTTCATCTTGTAACCCAATATGGTAAACCTGAAAGGACATGGCATGTGACACATTATCAAG AATCTTTGGTTAATCAGAGGTGGACAAAACAGGCTTGTACCAAAAATACCCTAAACAATAACACACTAATAAGAATTCCCAGAAACAACACATAA